The Papaver somniferum cultivar HN1 chromosome 3, ASM357369v1, whole genome shotgun sequence genome includes a region encoding these proteins:
- the LOC113358408 gene encoding pyridoxine/pyridoxamine 5'-phosphate oxidase 2-like isoform X2, with amino-acid sequence MAVPLAPWKQFLLNSLESNATIGLNGRPSNRTVVCRGFEEDSNKILINTDCRSCKICWYFTDSWEQYRISGSIDVIDGSSRDQMKLLQREKAWFASSPRSRQQYLGPIPGLPCILEEPNQELSLDPSAGPVVAFCLLIVNPDQVDYLNLKSNERLAFTIKNNDDGGKCWDSKKINP; translated from the exons ATGGCTGTCCCGTTGGCACCATGGAAGCAGTTCCTTCTAAACTCACTGGAATCCAAT GCAACAATTGGGTTAAATGGAAGACCTTCAAATCGTACTGTTGTTTGCag AGGATTCGAGGAGGATTCAAATAAAATACTAATCAACACAGATTGCAGAAGTTGTAAG ATTTGTTGGTACTTCACTGATTCCTGGGAGCAGTATAGGATAAGTGGATCAATTGATGTAATCGATGGGTCTAGCCGTGACCAAATGAAGCTTCTG CAAAGAGAGAAAGCATGGTTTGCTAGTTCTCCGAGATCAAGACAGCAGTACTTGGGGCCTATCCCTGGTCTTCCCTGTATACTTGAAGAACCAAACCAGGAGCTTTCTTTAGATCCATCTGCTGGCCCGGTTGTGGCCTTTTGTCTTTTGATTGTGAACCCAGACCAG GTGGATTACTTGAATTTGAAGAGCAATGAGAGGCTGGCATTCACTATTAAAAATAATGACGATGGAGGGAAATGCTGGGATTCAAAGAAAATCAACCCATAA
- the LOC113358408 gene encoding pyridoxine/pyridoxamine 5'-phosphate oxidase 2-like isoform X1: MAVPLAPWKQFLLNSLESNASLKHSTYFQLATIGLNGRPSNRTVVCRGFEEDSNKILINTDCRSCKICWYFTDSWEQYRISGSIDVIDGSSRDQMKLLQREKAWFASSPRSRQQYLGPIPGLPCILEEPNQELSLDPSAGPVVAFCLLIVNPDQVDYLNLKSNERLAFTIKNNDDGGKCWDSKKINP; this comes from the exons ATGGCTGTCCCGTTGGCACCATGGAAGCAGTTCCTTCTAAACTCACTGGAATCCAATGCAAGCCTCAAACATTCTACCTACTTTCAGCTG GCAACAATTGGGTTAAATGGAAGACCTTCAAATCGTACTGTTGTTTGCag AGGATTCGAGGAGGATTCAAATAAAATACTAATCAACACAGATTGCAGAAGTTGTAAG ATTTGTTGGTACTTCACTGATTCCTGGGAGCAGTATAGGATAAGTGGATCAATTGATGTAATCGATGGGTCTAGCCGTGACCAAATGAAGCTTCTG CAAAGAGAGAAAGCATGGTTTGCTAGTTCTCCGAGATCAAGACAGCAGTACTTGGGGCCTATCCCTGGTCTTCCCTGTATACTTGAAGAACCAAACCAGGAGCTTTCTTTAGATCCATCTGCTGGCCCGGTTGTGGCCTTTTGTCTTTTGATTGTGAACCCAGACCAG GTGGATTACTTGAATTTGAAGAGCAATGAGAGGCTGGCATTCACTATTAAAAATAATGACGATGGAGGGAAATGCTGGGATTCAAAGAAAATCAACCCATAA
- the LOC113358408 gene encoding pyridoxine/pyridoxamine 5'-phosphate oxidase 2-like isoform X3 — protein sequence MAVPLAPWKQFLLNSLESNASLKHSTYFQLATIGLNGRPSNRTVVCRGFEEDSNKILINTDCRSCKIVEIKRFPFGEICWYFTDSWEQYRISGSIDVIDGSSRDQMKLLQREKAWFASSPRSRQQYLGPIPGLPCILEEPNQELSLDPSAGPVVAFCLLIVNPDQVDYLNLKSNERLAFTIKNNDDGGKCWDSKKINP from the exons ATGGCTGTCCCGTTGGCACCATGGAAGCAGTTCCTTCTAAACTCACTGGAATCCAATGCAAGCCTCAAACATTCTACCTACTTTCAGCTG GCAACAATTGGGTTAAATGGAAGACCTTCAAATCGTACTGTTGTTTGCag AGGATTCGAGGAGGATTCAAATAAAATACTAATCAACACAGATTGCAGAAGTTGTA AAATTGTGGAAATTAAGCGTTTTCCGTTTGGAGAG ATTTGTTGGTACTTCACTGATTCCTGGGAGCAGTATAGGATAAGTGGATCAATTGATGTAATCGATGGGTCTAGCCGTGACCAAATGAAGCTTCTG CAAAGAGAGAAAGCATGGTTTGCTAGTTCTCCGAGATCAAGACAGCAGTACTTGGGGCCTATCCCTGGTCTTCCCTGTATACTTGAAGAACCAAACCAGGAGCTTTCTTTAGATCCATCTGCTGGCCCGGTTGTGGCCTTTTGTCTTTTGATTGTGAACCCAGACCAG GTGGATTACTTGAATTTGAAGAGCAATGAGAGGCTGGCATTCACTATTAAAAATAATGACGATGGAGGGAAATGCTGGGATTCAAAGAAAATCAACCCATAA